The stretch of DNA TAGGGCCGGCCGTTGAGTCTGGCCGGTAGATTGTTTCGATGAGTGTCATAGCCTGAAAGTTGTATACAATTTTTGACTCAAGTCATAGGAACTTGCGAAGATTTCAGGCAGTCTTTCCACCATTCGTGTTTTTGTTAACCCTGCCTTGGAGATTCACCATGTTTTCCAAAGTTGTTGCGGTATCCCTGCTGGCGCTGGCCAGCAGCCAATTGATGGCTGCCGAGTGCAAAACCACCGTTGACTCCACCGACCAGATGTCCTTCAACACCAAGGAGATCGTGATCGACAAGAGCTGCAAGACCTTCACCGTCGAGCTGACCCACTCCGGCAGCCTGCCGAAGAACGTCATGGGCCATAACCTGGTCGTCAGCAAAACCGCTGACATGCAGCCGATCGCCACTGACGGCCTGGCCGCAGGCATCGACAAGAACTACCTGAAAGACGGCGACGAGCGCGTTATTGCTCACACCAAGATCATCGGTGCCGGCGAGAAAGACACACTGACCATCGACGTATCGAAGCTGGCCGCTGGCACTGATTACGGCTTCTTCTGCTCGTTCCCGGGCCACATCTCGATGATGAAAGGCACCATTGCTGTCAAGTAAGCAGGTTTACCGCGTCATCGTTCTTCGCGAGCAGGCTCGCTCCCACAGGTTCTGTGTCTGACACCTGAAACCCTGTGGGAGCGAGCCTGCTCGCGAAGGGGCCATCAGCATCGACAGATGACCTGGCCAAAGAAAAGCCCGCAGAGGATCACTCCTCAGCGGGCTTTTTCATTCCATCAGCGATCAAGGCGCGAACGGCATGACACGCTTGTGATGGGTCTTGTTGTAGGTCGCGACGATGATGTCGAACGCTTCCTGGCGCACCGGCTCGCCGTGCAGGAACGCGTCGATCTCGGCGTAGGTCACGCCGTGGGACGCTTCGTCCGGCTTGCCCGGCGACAGGTCTTCCAGATCCGCCGTCGGAATTTTCTCGACCAACGACTCTGGTGCACCAAAGCTGCGCGCAATCGCCCGGACCTGGTTTTTCACCAGACCGCTGAGCGGCGCCAGATCACAAGCGCCGTCACCGAACTTGGTGAAGAAACCCATCACCGCTTCCGCCGCATGGTCGGTGCCGATCACCAGACCGTGCGCCGCGCCAGCGATGGTGTACTGGGCGACCATGCGCATCCGCGCCTTGGTGTTGCCCAATACGAAATCCACCGACACCGCATGCTTGCCTTCGAACGCCGCGACTTCACTGGCCAGCGACTTCACCGCCGGGCCGATGTTGACGGTGTGGCGCTCATCCGGGGCGATGAAGTCCACCGAAGCTTGTGCGTCGTGCTCATCGAACTGGGTTTCGTACGGCAGGCGCACGGCAATGAACTTGTAGCTGTGGTCACCGGTGCGCTCGCGCAGTTCGCGCATGGCGCGCTGGGCCAAGAGGCCTGCGGTCAGCGAGTCAACACCGCCACTGATGCCCAGCACCAGGGTCTTGAGGCCGGAATTGACCAGGCAGTCCTGGATGAAGGTGATGCGCCGGGCAATTTCCGCTTCGAGGGCCTGGTGGCCGGCGAATGGCGGTTGGACCTTGAGCTGTTCAGCAATCTCACGCTGTACGGCTTGCATGAATTCACTCCTTGCTAGATAGACTGGAAACGGCAGGAACCTGGAAAACGTGTCGCAAATAGGCGACAAAGTTGGGGTCTTTACAGTGAGTCTTGCCGGGCTCGTCGGAGATCTTCGCCACCGGCTGGCCGTTGCAGGCAGTCATTTTAAGCACGATGCTCATCGGTTCGACACCCGGAATGTCACAGGTCAGGTTGGTGCCGATGCCAAAGCTGACGTTGATCCGACCGTGCAGCGCGCGGAAGATCTCCAGCGACTTGGGCAGGCTCAGGCTGTCGGAGAACACCAACGTCTTGCTCATCGGGTCGATGCCGAGCTTGTGGTAGTGGGCGATGCATTTTTCGCCCCACTGCACCGGATCCCCGGAATCGTGACGCAGGCCATCGAAGAGCTTGGCGAAGAACAGGTCGAAGTCGCCGAGGAAGGCGTCGGTGGTGATGCAGTCCGTGAGGGCGATGCCCAGCAGCCCCCGGTATTCACGCACCCAGCAGTCGAGGGCGGCGATCTGGCTGTCGATCAGCCGAGGGCCGAGTTGCTGATGAGCCATGATCCATTCATGGGCCATGGTGCCCAGCGGTTTCATGTCCAGCTCGCGGGACAGGTGCACGTTGCTGGTGCCGACGAAGCGCCCGGGGAAATCGTGCTTGAGCACGTTCACCACTTCTTCCTGCACACGGTACGAAAAGCGTCGGCGGGTACCGAAATCGGCGACCTGCAACTGCGCCAGTTCATCGGTCGAGGCGTTGGCGCTGAGCCAGTCGAACTTGCGATACAGCTGCTCACGCGCCTGTACCAGCTGGATTTCCCGGTAGCGATAGCGGTTGCGCACTTCGCTGACGATCGCCAGCAGCGGCACTTCGTACAAAATCACATGCAGCCACGGGCCACGTAGACGGATGAACAGTTCGCCGTTCTCGATCCCGGTGTGCAGATAGCGCAGGTTGAAGCGGAACAATCCGAGAAAACGCAGGAAATCCGGTTTGAGGAAGCTGATGCGCTCCAGGAAACTCAACTGGTCGGCGCTCAGGCTCAGTTCGGCCAGACGCTCGACCTGATAACGGATCTCGGCCAGGTATGGGCGCAGATCTTCGCTGTTACGGCAACGAAACTCCCATTCGACTTCGACGTTGGGGTAGTTGTGCAGCACCGCCTGCATCATCGTCAGTTTGTAGAAGTCGGTGTCGAGCAGGTTCTGCACGATGCGATCGGCAAACACACTCTCGCTCATAAACGGGGTCTCCAGGTGCACCGCGCATGGCGCGGTATCAAACAATGGTGCTAGTGGCGCATATCAGCGGTGGGGATTGCCAGCAATATTTGGCAGGTGAAGATCATTTGTGGTGAGGGGATTTATCCCCGATGGGTTGCGCAGCGACCCCAAAAATTCAAGAGTGACGACTGCTGCGCAGTCGATCGGGGATAAATCCCCTCACCACAAGTTTGTGTTTCGGTCTGTTAAGCAGCAGGGCTGTCGATCTGTTCCAGCATCCACTTCACAAAATCCCGCACCTTTGGCACCTCCGCCGCATGTTCCGGGTAGGCCAGGTAATAGGCGTCGGAACTGGGCATTGCATGCGGCCAGGGAATGACCAGTTTGCCGTCGGCCAATTCCTCCTCCACGAGAAACCGTGGTAACAGCGCCACGCCGCAGCCGACCTGAGCGGCACGGATGCACATATAAAAGGTTTCGAAGCGCGGCCCGTGGTAGCTGTGTTCGGTGTGGTAACCCTGACTGTCGAACCAGTCGTGCCACGCCTGCGGGCGCGAGGCGTTTTGCAGCAGTACCAGGTCGGTCAGTTGCGTCGGGTCGGTGAAGGGCGTGTCCGGCAGACTGCCCGGTGCACAGACCGGCACCAGCTCTTCGCCGAACAGCTTCAGGCACTCGGTGCCGGGGCGTGAACTCTGGCCGAAATAGAACGCCAGATCGCTGCGCCCTTGCAGCAAATCATCGGCCTCCTGCTCGTTGCACAGATCCAGATGGATCGACGGATGGCGCAGGCGCCAGCCTTTCAGGCGCGGTACCAGCCAGCGGGCGCCGAAGGTCGAGGGCGTAGAGACGCGCAGGACTTCGGTCTCGCCGCCGTAGGAACGCAGGTAATGCGTCGACATTTCCACCTGGGTGAGGATTTTTCGGACTTCCACCAGGTACAAATCCCCGGCCGGGGTCATCTGCAAGCGACGACGAACACGACGGAACAACAAGTGCTGGAGCAATTCCTCAAGCTGCGCCACTTGCTTGCTGACAGCGCTCTGGGTCAGGTTCAGTTCCTCGGCGGCCCGGGTAAAACTCAGGTGCCGGGTCACGGCCTCGAAGCACTGCAACGCGGTGATCGACGGCAGGTGGCGTTTATTCAGCATGGGTGATCCCTTTTTCTTGTCTTTCTATGCGCAGCATGAATAAACGGAATGATATCTCGCGTAAAGGTCGTTTGTTGCCTCGCCGGTCTGACGCTACAACTAAAGGCCTGCCCGGTCGTGAACATTCGACCGCACACATTCAGTTTTTCGCTTGAGGAGTGACCCATGGTTGCCGCATTGCTTGATCGTCTTGGTGTGAACCCGGCCCTGTACCAGAACGGCAAAGTGCCGGTGCATTCGCCCATCGATGGCAGCCGCATCGCCGCCGTGAACTGGGAAGGCCCGGCCGAAGTCGAGCAGCACATCAGTCGCGCAGATCATGCGTTCGAACAATGGCGCAAGGTGCCGGCCCCGCGTCGCGGCGAGCTGGTGCGTCAGTTCGGCGAAGTGCTACGCGAATACAAGGCCGACCTCGGCGAGCTGGTGTCGTGGGAAGCGGGCAAGATCACCCAGGAAGGTCTGGGTGAAGTGCAGGAGATGATCGACATCTGCGACTTCGCCGTCGGCCTGTCCCGTCAACTTTACGGTTTGACCATCGCCTCCGAGCGCCCGGGCCACCACATGCGTGAAACCTGGCATCCGCTGGGCGTGGTTGGCGTGATCAGTGCGTTCAACTTCCCGGTCGCGGTGTGGGCGTGGAACACCACGCTGGCGCTGGTCTGCGGCAACCCGGTGGTGTGGAAACCGTCGGAGAAGACTCCGCTGACCGCACTGGCTTGCCAAGCGCTGTTTGATCGCGTGGTGAAGAATTTCACCGATGCTCCAGCAAACCTGTGCCAGGTGATCATTGGTGGTCGCGATGCCGGCGAAGCGCTGGTGGATGACCCGCGTGTGGCGCTGATCAGCGCCACCGGCAGCACCCGCATGGGCCGCGAAGTGGCGCCGAAAGTCGCCGCACGTTTTGCCCGCAGCATTCTGGAACTGGGCGGCAACAACGCGATGATCCTCGGCCCGAGCGCCGATCTGGACATGGCTGTACGCGCCATTCTGTTCAGTGCGGTCGGCACTGCCGGTCAACGTTGCACCACGCTGCGTCGTCTGATCGCCCATGAATCGGTGAAAGAAGAGATCGTCACCCGCCTCAAAGCCGCGTACGCGAAAGTGCGCATCGGCCATCCGCTGGAAGGCAATCTGGTCGGTCCGCTGATCGACAAACACAGCTTCGAAAACATGCAGGATGCGCTGGAGCAGGCGTTGAGCGAGGGCGGTCGGGTGTTCGGCGGCAAGCGTCAGCTTGAAGCGCAATTTCCCAACGCCTACTACGTATCGCCGGCGATTGTTGAAATGCCGGAGCAGAGCGATGTGGTCTGCAGCGAAACCTTCGCGCCGATCCTCTACGTGGTCGGTTACAGCGACTTCCAGGAAGCGCTGCGCCTGAACAACGCTGTACCGCAAGGCCTGTCGTCATGCATCTTCACCACTGATGTGCGCGAGGCCGAGCAGTTCATGTCGGCGGTCGGCAGCGACTGCGGCATCGCTAACGTCAACATCGGCCCGAGCGGCGCGGAAATCGGCGGCGCGTTTGGTGGCGAGAAGGAGACCGGCGGTGGCCGCGAGTCGGGCTCCGACGCCTGGCGCGCGTACATGCGCCGCCAGACCAATACCGTGAACTACTCGCTGGAGTTGCCGCTGGCGCAGGGCATCACCTTCGACTGACAGGTGGAGATCGATCGTTCCCACGCTCTGCGTGGGAATGCCTCACCGGACGCTCCGCGTTCGCTTCTGGGACGCAGAGCGTCCCTGACTGCGTTCCCACGCAGAGCGTGGGAACGATCATTTTGCAGTGTTTGGCAGGTTTCTGTTGGAGTCTGGCAATGCCGTTACGCGAAGAATGTCTGTGGGAAAAACTCACGCCGCAAAGGCCGGATAACACCGCGCTCAAGGGTGAAGTCAAAGTCGATGTCTGCGTGATCGGCGCCGGGTTTACCGGCTTGTCGGCGGCGCTGCATCTGTTGGAAAAGGGCAAGAGCGTCTGCGTGCTGGAAGCGCATCGTGCCGGGCACGGTGGGTCCGGGCGCAATGTCGGGCTGGTCAACGCCGGCATGTGGATCCCGCCGGACGAGATCGAGGCCGGGTTTGGCGAGGCCGTTGGCAGCCAGCTCAACCGCATGCTCGGAGCGGCGCCGGCGCTGGTGTTCAGCCTGGTGGAGAAGTACAACATCGATTGCCAGTTGCGCCGCGAAGGCACCCTGCACATGGCGCACAATGCCAAGGGCGAGGCCGATCTGCGCAGTCGCGAGCAACAATGGAAGCGCCGTGGCGCACCGGTCGAACTGCTGACCGGCAAGGCCTGCCAACAAGCCACCGGCACGCAGAAGATCGCTGCGGCATTGCTCGACCGCCGCGCCGGCACCCTCAACCCGATGGCCTATGTCACCGGGCTGGCCAATGCGGTGAAAGGCCTGGGCGGGCAGATGTTCGATCACTCGCCGGTGACCCGACTCGAACGCCAGGGCCAGCAATGGTCGGTGCAAACCGAACAGGGCTCAGTGCTTGCCGAACAAGTGGTGATTGCCTCCAACGCCTACACCGAGGGCGACTGGACCGAACTCAAGCGCAACTTCTTCCCCGGTTATTACTATCAGGTCGCCTCGGTTCCGCTGACCGAAGACGCTGCCCAGGAAATCCTCCCGGGCGGGCAGGGCTCGTGGGATACGCGGCAGGTGCTGAGCAGCATTCGCCGCGACAAGGACGGCCGTTTGTTGCTCGGCAGTCTGGGCAACGGCAATCAGAAACCCACCTGGTTTCTCAAGACCTGGGCCGACCGGGTGCAGCAGCACTACTTCCCCAACCTGAAACCGGTGGAGTGGGAATGCACCTGGACCGGGCGCATCGCCTTTACTCCCGATCACCTGATGCGCCTGTTCGAGCCGGCGCCTGGCCTGGTGGCTGTCACCGGTTACAACGGTCGCGGCGTGACCACCGGCACCGTGGTCGGCAAGGCCTTCGCCGATTACCTGTGTCACGGCAATCCTCAAGCCCTGCCGATCCCCTTCGCACCGATGCAGCCCTTGGCCGGCGTCGGTTTGCGCAGCTGCCTTTATGAGGCGGGTTTCTCGCTGTATCACGCGGGCCAGTGCCTGCGCATCGTCATCTGAGTGTTGAATTATGTTGCCGGAAGCGGCGCTTTTCGATGCAGCGACTAGCCTGTAATGGTGCGGGTTGTAGCAGTCCCGCACCAGCAGTGTGCAGTTCGGTGACGCGAGCTGTTACAGGCTGGTTGCACGTCGTTTGGTGCCGCGGTTGCAATGATGGCGCAAGCGGGTTGCGCCTCAGATTTAAAAAGGTTTCACCTTCCGCGGTTTAGACGGTTGCACGCCCAATGAAAATGGGAACGAAACAGTCGAAATAACAAGAAAGCAGCGACTTTTTGAAGAATAAAAAACCGATGGCACGGCGCTTGCTCAGAGCATTCAGTGAAGTGAAGTCGCAGTGCCAACTAAAAAAAACCTTGGAGCACCACCTCATGTCCCAGACGTTTTACAAGAAAGGCTTTCTGGCCCTCGCAGTTGCTACTGCGCTGGGTGTTTCTGCGTTTGCTCAAGCTGATGTGAAAATCGGTGTAGCGGGTCCAATGACTGGCGCCAACGCGGCATTTGGCGAGCAGTACATGAAGGGTGCACAGGCAGCGGCGGACGCGGTCAATGCGGCAGGCGGCGTCAACGGCGAGAAAATCGTACTGGTCAAGGGCGATGACGCCTGCGAACCGAAACAGGCTGTAACGGTCGCCAAGGACCTGGTCAACCAGAAGGTTGCCGGTGTGGTCGGTCACTTCTGCTCCTCCTCCACCATCCCCGCCTCGGAAATCTACGACGAAGCCGGCGTCATCGCGATCACTCCGGGTTCCACCAACCCGCAAGTGACCGAGCGCGGCCTGAGCGCCATGTTCCGTATGTGCGGGCGTGACGACCAGCAAGGCATCGTGGCCGGCGACTACATCGTCGATGTGCTCAAGGGCAAGAAAGTCGCCGTGCTGCACGACAAGGACACCTACGGTCAGGGCCTGGCCGATGCGACCAAGGCTCAGCTGGAAAAACGTGGCGTGAAGCCGGTGCTGTATGAAGGCCTGACCCGTGGCGAGAAAGACTTCAGTGCCGTGGTCACCAAGATCCGTGCGGCCGGTGCCGACGTGGTCTACTTCGGCGGCCTGCACCCGGAAGCCGGGCCGCTGGTCAAGCAACTGCGCACCGAAGGCCTGAAAGACGTCAAGTTCATGTCTGACGACGGTATCGTCACCGACGAACTGGTGACCACCGCCGGTGGCCCGCAATACGTTGACGGCGTGCTGATGACCTTTGGCGCCGACCCTCGTCTGCTGCCAGAAAGTAAAACCGTTGTGGATGCTTTCCGCAAAGCCGGTACCGAGCCTGAAGGCTACACCCTTTATGCCTACGCATCGGTCCAGACCCTGGCGGCCGCCTTCAACGGCGCCAAGTCCAACAGTGGCGAGAAAGCCGCCGAGTGGCTGAAAGCCAATCCGGTGAAAACCGTGATGGGCGAGAAGGCCTGGGACAAGAAGGGCGACCTGAAAGTCTCCGACTACGTGGTTTACCAGTGGGACGCGACAGGCAAATATCACCAGCTGGAAAAACAGAAGTAAGGGCTGACGCGATCAGTTGATCCCCCACCGATCCAATGTGGGAGCGAGCCTGCTCGCGAAGACGGAATGACTGCCAACACATGTGTTGAATGATCGACCGCTTTCGCGAGCAGGCTCGCTCCCACAGGGACGGTGTGGGATGGGCTGATCGTGGCTGACATTGCTCCGACGTAAATCTGTATTTTTCCTAGAAGAACCGCCCGCCCACCGGAGGGCAGGTTCTCATTGCGTGAGATTGCGTTATGGATGGTATTTTCCTGCAGCAACTGGTCAACGGCCTGACCCTCGGGTCGGTCTATGGCCTGATCGCCATCGGCTACACAATGGTCTACGGCATCATCGGCATGATCAACTTCGCCCACGGCGAGGTTTACATGATTTCCGCGTACCTCGCGGCAATCAGTCTGGCTCTGCTGGCTTACTTCGGTATTGAATCCTTCCCGCTGTTGATGCTCGGCACGCTGGTCTTCACCATCGTCGTCACCGGCGTTTATGGCTGGGTGATCGAACGCGTCGCCTACAAACCTCTGCGCAACTCCACCCGACTGGCACCGCTGATCAGCGCCATCGGTATCTCCCTGATCCTGCAAAACTATGCCCAGATCAGCCAGGGCGCCCGCCAACAGGGTGTTCCAACGCTGCTCACCGGTGCCTGGCGTGTCGACGTCGGCAGCGGTTTCGTTCAGTTGACCTACACCAAGATCTTCATTCTGGTGGCCGCATTTGTCGGCATGGGCCTGCTGACCTACGTGATCAAGTACACCAAGCTCGGCCGTATGTGCCGCGCCACCCAGCAAGACCGCAAGATGGCTTCGATCCTCGGGATCAACACCGACCGGGTGATTTCCTACGTGTTCATCATCGGTGCGGCGATGGCGGCCCTGGCCGGCGTGCTGATCACCATGAACTACGGCACGTTCGACTTCTACGCAGGCTTCGTCATCGGCATCAAGGCGTTCACTGCCGCGGTGCTCGGCGGGATCGGCTCACTGCCCGGCGCGATGCTTGGCGGGATCATTCTCGGGATCTCCGAGTCGCTGTTCTCGGGCCTGGTCAACTCCGACTACAAAGACGTGTTCAGCTTCTCGCTGCTCGTACTTGTTCTGGTCTTCCGGCCTCAGGGTCTGTTGGGCCGTCCTCTTGTGTCGAAGGTGTAAGCGATGTCTTCAACCACTCAAAAAAACATCGATATCAAAAAAAGCCTGGTTGAGGCGATTCTGGCCGGCCTCATTGCGCTGATCGTGTTCGGCCCGATTGTCGGCGTCGTGCTCGACGGCTACAGCTTCAAACTCGAACCGACCCGCGTCGCGTGGATCATCGGCATCGTCATGCTCGGCCGCTTTGCCCTGAGCCTGTTTCTGCAGACGCCCAAGGGCCTGAAGATTCTCGACGGATTCGAGAGCACCGGTTCCGGTGTGCATGTGCTGCCTGCCGATCACAAATCCTCCCTGCGCTGGGTCATCCCGCTGCTGATTGTGCTCGCGGTCATCGTGCCGTTTGTCTCCAACTCCTATTTACTGGGCGTGGTCATCCTCGGGTTGATCTACGTGTTGCTGGGGCTGGGGCTGAACATCGTGGTCGGCCTCGCTGGTCTGCTCGATCTCGGTTACGTGGCGTTCTACGCCATCGGCGCCTACGGTCTGGCGCTGGGTTATCAATACCTCGGGCTGGGCTTCTGGACCGTGCTGCCGCTGGCAGCGATCACTGCGGGTCTGGCTGGTTGCATCCTCGGCTTCCCGGTGCTGCGCCTGCATGGCGACTATCTGGCGATCGTGACCCTGGGCTTCGGTGAAATCATTCGCCTGATCCTTAACAACTGGCTGTCGCTGACCGGCGGCCCGAACGGCATGCCGGCACCGCTGCCAACGTTCTTCGGTCTGGAATTCGGCAAACGGGCTAAGGATGGCGGGGTGCCGTTCCACGAGTTCTTCGGCATCGCCTACAACCCTGACGTGAAGTACTACTTCATCTACGCGGTGTTGTTCCTGGTGGTACTGGCCGTGCTGTACATCAAGCATCGCCTGGTGAAGATGCCGGTAGGCCGGGCCTGGGAAGCCTTGCGTGAAGACGAAATCGCCTGTCGCTCGATGGGCCTGAATCACGTGCTGGTCAAGCTTTCGGCGTTCACCATCGGTGCGTCGACGGCAGGTCTGGCCGGGGTGTTCTTCGCCACCTATCAAGGCTTCGTCAATCCGACCTCGTTCACCTTCTTCGAATCGGCGCTGATCCTCGCCATTGTGGTGCTCGGCGGCATGGGCTCGACCATCGGTGTGGTGATCGCGGCGTTCGTGCTGACGGTGGCCCCGGAACTGCTGCGCGGTTTCGCTGAATACCGCGTGCTGCTGTTCGGCATCCTGATGGTGTTGATGATGATCTGGCGACCACGAGGGCTGATCCGCATCAGCCGTACCGGGGTCACTCCACGCAAAGGTGCCATTCACTACGAGAGGACTGCGCCATGAGTGAAGTCGTACTCTCTGTGGAAAAACTGATGATGCACTTCGGTGGCATCAAGGCCCTGAGCGATGTCAGCCTCAAGGTCAAACGCAATTCGATCTTCGCCCTGATCGGCCCCAACGGAGCGGGCAAGACCACGGTGTTCAACTGCCTGACCGGGTTCTACAAGGCCTCCGGCGGCAAGATCGAACTCAACGTGCGCGGCAAGCAGACCAACGTCATCAAGCTGCTGGGCGAGTCGTTCAAACCGACCGATTTCGTTTCGCCGAAATCCTTCCTCAGTCGCCTGTACTACAAGATGTTCGGTGGTACGCATCTGGTGAACCGTGCTGGCCTGGCCCGGACGTTCCAGAACATTCGCCTGTTCAAGGAAATGTCGGTGCTGGAAAACCTGCTGGTGGCCCAGCACATGTGGGTCAACCGCAACATGCTGGCCGGCATCCTCAATACCAAGGGCTACCGCAAGGCCGAAAGCGACGCGCTGGATTGCGCGTTCTACTGGCTGGAAGTGGTCGATCTGGTGGACTGCGCCAACCGCCTGGCCGGTGAACTGTCCTACGGCCAGCAACGCCGTCTGGAAATCGCCCGGGCCATGTGCACGCGACCGCAGATCATCTGCCTCGACGAACCGGCCGCCGGCCTCAACCCTCAGGAAACCGAAGCGCTGAGCGCGATGATCCGGCTGCTGCGTGACGAGCACGATCTGACCGTGGTGCTGATCGAACACGACATGGGCATGGTAATGAGCATTTCCGACCACATCGTGGTGCTGGACCACGGCGTCGTCATCGCCGAGGGCGGCCCCGACGCTATCCGTCACGATCCGAAAGTGATTGCCGCCTACCTGGGCGCCGATGAAGAGGAACTGGTATGACCCGACCGATCCTCGAACTCAAAGACCTCGACGTGTTCTACGGCCCGATCCAGGCCCTCAAAGGCGTGTCGCTGCAGATCAACGAAGGAGAAACCGTCAGCCTGATCGGCTCCAACGGCGCGGGAAAATCCACGCTGCTGATGTCGATCTTTGGCCAGCCAAGGGCCGCGGGCGGGCAGATCCTCTATCAAGGCGTCGACATTACCCACAAGTCCTCGCACTACATCGCCTCCAACGGCATTGCGCAGTCGCCGGAAGGGCGGCGGGTGTTCCCCGACATGACCGTCGAGGAAAACCTGCTGATGGGCACCATCCCGATTGGCGACAAGTACGCCAAGGAGGACATGCAGCGCATGTTCACGCTGTTCCCACGGCTTGAAGAGCGCCGCACTCAGCGGGCGATGACCATGTCCGGTGGCGAGCAACAAATGCTCGCCATCGCCCGGGCACTGATGAGTCGGCCGAAGTTGCTGCTGCTCGATGAGCCGAGCCTGGGCCTGGCGCCGATCGTGGTGAAGCAGA from Pseudomonas sp. P8_229 encodes:
- the azu gene encoding azurin, with the translated sequence MFSKVVAVSLLALASSQLMAAECKTTVDSTDQMSFNTKEIVIDKSCKTFTVELTHSGSLPKNVMGHNLVVSKTADMQPIATDGLAAGIDKNYLKDGDERVIAHTKIIGAGEKDTLTIDVSKLAAGTDYGFFCSFPGHISMMKGTIAVK
- the nadE gene encoding ammonia-dependent NAD(+) synthetase — its product is MQAVQREIAEQLKVQPPFAGHQALEAEIARRITFIQDCLVNSGLKTLVLGISGGVDSLTAGLLAQRAMRELRERTGDHSYKFIAVRLPYETQFDEHDAQASVDFIAPDERHTVNIGPAVKSLASEVAAFEGKHAVSVDFVLGNTKARMRMVAQYTIAGAAHGLVIGTDHAAEAVMGFFTKFGDGACDLAPLSGLVKNQVRAIARSFGAPESLVEKIPTADLEDLSPGKPDEASHGVTYAEIDAFLHGEPVRQEAFDIIVATYNKTHHKRVMPFAP
- the pncB gene encoding nicotinate phosphoribosyltransferase, which gives rise to MSESVFADRIVQNLLDTDFYKLTMMQAVLHNYPNVEVEWEFRCRNSEDLRPYLAEIRYQVERLAELSLSADQLSFLERISFLKPDFLRFLGLFRFNLRYLHTGIENGELFIRLRGPWLHVILYEVPLLAIVSEVRNRYRYREIQLVQAREQLYRKFDWLSANASTDELAQLQVADFGTRRRFSYRVQEEVVNVLKHDFPGRFVGTSNVHLSRELDMKPLGTMAHEWIMAHQQLGPRLIDSQIAALDCWVREYRGLLGIALTDCITTDAFLGDFDLFFAKLFDGLRHDSGDPVQWGEKCIAHYHKLGIDPMSKTLVFSDSLSLPKSLEIFRALHGRINVSFGIGTNLTCDIPGVEPMSIVLKMTACNGQPVAKISDEPGKTHCKDPNFVAYLRHVFQVPAVSSLSSKE
- a CDS encoding LysR family transcriptional regulator, whose amino-acid sequence is MLNKRHLPSITALQCFEAVTRHLSFTRAAEELNLTQSAVSKQVAQLEELLQHLLFRRVRRRLQMTPAGDLYLVEVRKILTQVEMSTHYLRSYGGETEVLRVSTPSTFGARWLVPRLKGWRLRHPSIHLDLCNEQEADDLLQGRSDLAFYFGQSSRPGTECLKLFGEELVPVCAPGSLPDTPFTDPTQLTDLVLLQNASRPQAWHDWFDSQGYHTEHSYHGPRFETFYMCIRAAQVGCGVALLPRFLVEEELADGKLVIPWPHAMPSSDAYYLAYPEHAAEVPKVRDFVKWMLEQIDSPAA
- a CDS encoding aldehyde dehydrogenase family protein — its product is MVAALLDRLGVNPALYQNGKVPVHSPIDGSRIAAVNWEGPAEVEQHISRADHAFEQWRKVPAPRRGELVRQFGEVLREYKADLGELVSWEAGKITQEGLGEVQEMIDICDFAVGLSRQLYGLTIASERPGHHMRETWHPLGVVGVISAFNFPVAVWAWNTTLALVCGNPVVWKPSEKTPLTALACQALFDRVVKNFTDAPANLCQVIIGGRDAGEALVDDPRVALISATGSTRMGREVAPKVAARFARSILELGGNNAMILGPSADLDMAVRAILFSAVGTAGQRCTTLRRLIAHESVKEEIVTRLKAAYAKVRIGHPLEGNLVGPLIDKHSFENMQDALEQALSEGGRVFGGKRQLEAQFPNAYYVSPAIVEMPEQSDVVCSETFAPILYVVGYSDFQEALRLNNAVPQGLSSCIFTTDVREAEQFMSAVGSDCGIANVNIGPSGAEIGGAFGGEKETGGGRESGSDAWRAYMRRQTNTVNYSLELPLAQGITFD
- a CDS encoding FAD-binding oxidoreductase, which codes for MPLREECLWEKLTPQRPDNTALKGEVKVDVCVIGAGFTGLSAALHLLEKGKSVCVLEAHRAGHGGSGRNVGLVNAGMWIPPDEIEAGFGEAVGSQLNRMLGAAPALVFSLVEKYNIDCQLRREGTLHMAHNAKGEADLRSREQQWKRRGAPVELLTGKACQQATGTQKIAAALLDRRAGTLNPMAYVTGLANAVKGLGGQMFDHSPVTRLERQGQQWSVQTEQGSVLAEQVVIASNAYTEGDWTELKRNFFPGYYYQVASVPLTEDAAQEILPGGQGSWDTRQVLSSIRRDKDGRLLLGSLGNGNQKPTWFLKTWADRVQQHYFPNLKPVEWECTWTGRIAFTPDHLMRLFEPAPGLVAVTGYNGRGVTTGTVVGKAFADYLCHGNPQALPIPFAPMQPLAGVGLRSCLYEAGFSLYHAGQCLRIVI
- a CDS encoding ABC transporter substrate-binding protein produces the protein MSQTFYKKGFLALAVATALGVSAFAQADVKIGVAGPMTGANAAFGEQYMKGAQAAADAVNAAGGVNGEKIVLVKGDDACEPKQAVTVAKDLVNQKVAGVVGHFCSSSTIPASEIYDEAGVIAITPGSTNPQVTERGLSAMFRMCGRDDQQGIVAGDYIVDVLKGKKVAVLHDKDTYGQGLADATKAQLEKRGVKPVLYEGLTRGEKDFSAVVTKIRAAGADVVYFGGLHPEAGPLVKQLRTEGLKDVKFMSDDGIVTDELVTTAGGPQYVDGVLMTFGADPRLLPESKTVVDAFRKAGTEPEGYTLYAYASVQTLAAAFNGAKSNSGEKAAEWLKANPVKTVMGEKAWDKKGDLKVSDYVVYQWDATGKYHQLEKQK
- a CDS encoding ABC transporter permease subunit, translating into MDGIFLQQLVNGLTLGSVYGLIAIGYTMVYGIIGMINFAHGEVYMISAYLAAISLALLAYFGIESFPLLMLGTLVFTIVVTGVYGWVIERVAYKPLRNSTRLAPLISAIGISLILQNYAQISQGARQQGVPTLLTGAWRVDVGSGFVQLTYTKIFILVAAFVGMGLLTYVIKYTKLGRMCRATQQDRKMASILGINTDRVISYVFIIGAAMAALAGVLITMNYGTFDFYAGFVIGIKAFTAAVLGGIGSLPGAMLGGIILGISESLFSGLVNSDYKDVFSFSLLVLVLVFRPQGLLGRPLVSKV